One segment of Candidatus Fermentibacter sp. DNA contains the following:
- a CDS encoding inositol monophosphatase family protein, which yields MGGLTGLMRRTAEEAGIILLEGFGLPHRLEGKEGREFLTEADLRSQDHIRAGLAEACPDVVFIGEEGTGVPIPEGRPFWLVDPLDGTANYAHGFPFFSVSIAFSDGRDITAGCVHDPLRRETFVAERGGGASLCSRSGSLSRIRVSEARTLDESILATGFPYSRQPGSLGFDVKPLLYHLARVRGIRRTGSAALDLCYVASGRLDGYWEEHLRPWDMAAGVLAVEEAGGKVMGWDRMPWSTRSGGVIAAAPGIMQAMLDGIGSPER from the coding sequence ATGGGCGGGCTGACCGGCCTCATGAGGAGGACGGCGGAGGAGGCGGGCATCATCCTGCTCGAAGGTTTCGGGCTACCCCACAGGCTAGAGGGCAAGGAGGGCAGGGAGTTCCTGACCGAAGCCGACCTGCGGAGCCAGGATCACATTAGGGCCGGTCTGGCGGAAGCCTGCCCGGATGTGGTCTTCATCGGGGAGGAGGGGACCGGGGTTCCCATCCCGGAGGGGAGGCCCTTCTGGCTCGTCGATCCGCTGGACGGGACCGCAAACTATGCCCACGGCTTCCCGTTCTTCTCGGTGTCGATCGCCTTCTCCGACGGACGGGACATCACTGCGGGATGCGTGCACGACCCGTTGCGACGGGAGACGTTCGTCGCCGAGCGAGGAGGAGGTGCGAGTCTCTGTAGCCGCTCGGGCTCCCTCTCCCGGATCCGCGTCTCGGAGGCCCGGACGCTGGACGAGTCCATCCTCGCCACGGGCTTCCCCTACAGCCGCCAGCCCGGCAGCCTCGGATTCGACGTGAAGCCCCTCCTCTACCATCTCGCGAGGGTCAGGGGCATCAGGCGGACCGGTTCGGCCGCGCTGGATCTCTGCTATGTGGCCTCGGGAAGGCTCGACGGATACTGGGAGGAGCATCTGCGCCCGTGGGACATGGCCGCCGGCGTCCTGGCCGTCGAAGAGGCCGGAGGGAAGGTCATGGGCTGGGATCGCATGCCCTGGTCGACTCGATCCGGCGGGGTCATCGCAGCCGCGCCCGGAATCATGCAGGCCATGCTGGATGGGATCGGATCCCCGGAACGCTGA